The proteins below are encoded in one region of Lactuca sativa cultivar Salinas chromosome 3, Lsat_Salinas_v11, whole genome shotgun sequence:
- the LOC111897315 gene encoding protein WHAT'S THIS FACTOR 9, mitochondrial: MAFDQICGRNLQKLIRFSSKVPFFSLINQYTLNCLHIQKHNYTNVYMKWKKDSYLDSIDTIHKSIELKPILALKNCIIASPEGCIPISDVSKKGLQLDVPIKVARFLRLYPSVFQEFIGPNYNLPWFRLTPEAAMLNDEEQAVYRDYKVDLQERLKKFIRMSVENTLPLKIIQGMLWYLGLPNNYLEEKNLDGCFKVVEMGDGLKGLSVVKTEKDKKILSLLERNALRNGEGISIPLFPSKGLRLKTKILDWLDHFQKLPYVSPYEECPRDLYPDSDVAEKRVVGVLHELLSLFVEHSAERKKLLCLRKYLGLPQKVHKAFERHPHVFYLSLRNKTCTAILKEAYYDETAIEVHPLAQVRAKYIDLVKESKGILKNRRQGNRDLKGEDELMIS, encoded by the coding sequence ATGGCTTTTGATCAAATTTGTGGTAGAAATCTCCAAAAACTCATACGTTTCTCTTCAAAGGTTCCCTTCTTTTCACTCATAAACCAATACACACTAAATTGTCTACACATCCAAAAGCACAACTACACCAATGTATACATGAAATGGAAAAAAGATTCATACTTGGACTCAATTGATACGATCCACAAATCCATTGAACTTAAACCAATACTTGCTCTTAAGAACTGCATCATTGCCTCTCCAGAAGGATGCATACCCATCTCCGATGTTTCAAAGAAAGGCTTACAATTAGATGTACCCATTAAAGTTGCTAGGTTTCTTAGACTTTACCCTTCTGTTTTCCAAGAGTTTATCGGACCCAACTACAATTTGCCATGGTTTAGGTTAACCCCAGAGGCTGCTATGCTTAATGATGAAGAACAAGCCGTTTATAGGGATTATAAGGTCGATTTACAAGAAAGGTTGAAGAAATTTATACGTATGAGCGTTGAAAATACGTTGCCATTGAAGATAATTCAAGGTATGCTATGGTACTTGGGGTTACCAAATAATTACCTGGAAGAAAAGAATCTTGATGGGTGTTTTAAGGTAGTTGAAATGGGCGATGGGTTGAAAGGGTTATCTGTTGTGAAAACTGAAAAAGACAAAAAGATATTGTCTTTACTTGAAAGGAATGCATTGAGGAATGGAGAGGGTATTTCAATTCCATTGTTTCCATCTAAAGGTTTGAGGTTGAAGACAAAGATTTTGGATTGGTTGGACCATTTTCAGAAACTTCCATATGTTTCACCATATGAGGAATGCCCTCGGGATTTGTATCCAGATAGTGATGTGGCTGAGAAACGTGTTGTGGGTGTGCTCCATGAGTTGCTTAGTTTGTTTGTTGAACATTCTGCAGAAAGGAAGAAGCTTTTATGCTTGAGAAAGTATTTGGGATTGCCACAAAAGGTTCATAAGGCGTTTGAGAGACATCCCCATGTGTTTTATCTATCTTTAAGGAACAAAACATGCACTGCAATATTAAAGGAAGCGTATTATGATGAAACAGCCATTGAGGTCCATCCTCTTGCCCAAGTAAGAGCAAAGTACATTGATTTGGTGAAGGAATCGAAAGGTATTTTGAAAAACAGAAGACAAGGGAATAGAGATTTGAAAGGCGAAGATGAACTCATGATAAGTTAG
- the LOC122194394 gene encoding 3-epi-6-deoxocathasterone 23-monooxygenase CYP90C1, whose product MEEMKWVFGNWELICISIVLGWLFYKYLIVRKWGLGDNQEEERRLQPPRGSSGWPLIGETIEFIASGFTSRPVSFMEKRKSLYGKVFKTHILGRPIIVSTDPDVNKVVLQNQGNVFIPSYPKSVIELLGESSILQINGGLQKRLHAIIGGFLRSPQFKARITKDIENSVKLALSSWIDRKNTHHPIIYLQDETKKITFQILVRVLMSVEPGEDMEFLKREFMEVIKGLICLPIKLPGFRMYKSLQAKERMLKMVRKIVDDRKMAMEKKETKDSGSPNDAIDVLLRDTGESDGTQQRLPLDFISGNIIEMMIPGEDSVPMIMTLAVKYLSDNPVALSCLMEENDELKKRKDESGEGYAWTDYVSLPFTQGVISETLRMANIINAIWRKALEDVEIKGYLIPKGWCVLASLTSVHMDEENYENPDEFDPWRWEKTGASVNSNKFTPFGGGQRLCPGLEFSRLEISIFLHHFVTSYTWVAEEDQIVYFPTVKTKRKLPVKVTPR is encoded by the exons atggaggaaatgaaatgGGTGTTTGGAAATTGGGAATTAATTTGCATATCGATTGTTCTTGGATGGTTATTCTACAAGTATTTGATTGTCCGAAAATGGGGTTTGGGAGATAACCAAGAGGAGGAGCGCCGCCTGCAACCACCGCGAGGCAGCTCAGGTTGGCCGTTGATCGGAGAAACAATTGAATTCATTGCGTCTGGATTCACTTCTCGTCCTGTCAGTTTCATGGAGAAACGCAAGTCTCT TTATGGGAAGGTGTTTAagacacacattttgggcagacCAATTATTGTGTCAACGGATCCGGATGTAAACAAAGTGGTTTTACAAAACCAAGGCAATGTTTTCATCCCGAGTTATCCGAAATCCGTGATCGAGTTGCTTGGTGAATCTTCAATACTCCAAATCAATGGCGGATTACAAAAGAGATTGCATGCGATTATCGGAGGTTTCTTGAGGTCTCCTCAATTCAAAGCTCGCATCACTAAAGATATTGAGAATTCAGTGAAGCTCGCATTGTCTTCTTGGATCGATCGGAAAAATACCCACCACCCTATTATTTACCTTCAAGATGAAACGAAAAAG ATTACTTTCCAAATTCTTGTGAGGGTGTTGATGAGTGTGGAGCCAGGTGAAGATATGGAGTTCCTCAAGAGAGAATTCATGGAAGTCATCAAAGGCTTAATTTGTCTACCAATCAAACTTCCAGGTTTCAGAATGTATAAATCTCTCCAG GCTAAAGAAAGAATGTTAAAGATGGTGAGAAAGATTGTAGATGATAGAAAAATGGCAATGgagaaaaaagaaacaaaagattCAGGTTCACCAAATGACGCCATTGATGTGTTGTTAAGAGATACAGGTGAATCAGATGGGACCCAGCAACGGTTACCCTTGGATTTCATCAGTGGGAACATTATTGAGATGATGATCCCTGGGGAAGACTCGGTGCCCATGATCATGACTCTAGCTGTCAAATACTTGAGTGATAATCCTGTTGCTCTTTCTTGTCTTATG GAGGAAAATGATGAATTAAAGAAGCGAAAGGATGAATCGGGCGAAGGGTATGCTTGGACCGATTATGTCTCGCTTCCGTTTACTCAAGGC GTGATAAGTGAGACTCTTCGGATGGCGAATATCATCAATGCGATTTGGAGAAAAGCTCTTGAAGACGTAGAAATCAAAGGCTACTTAATCCCAAAAGGATGGTGTGTTTTGGCATCATTGACTTCCGTTCATATGGATGAAGAAAACTATGAAAACCCCGATGAATTTGATCCATGGAGATGGGAG AAAACGGGAGCGAGTGTCAATAGCAATAAGTTTACACCGTTTGGTGGTGGACAACGGTTGTGTCCCGGTTTGGAGTTCTCAAGGCTAGAAATCAGTATTTTCCTTCATCATTTTGTCACGAGTTACACTTGGGTTGCGGAAGAAGATCAGATTGTATATTTTCCAACGGTTAAGACAAAAAGAAAGTTACCTGTCAAGGTGACACCCAGATGA